In the genome of Vicia villosa cultivar HV-30 ecotype Madison, WI linkage group LG7, Vvil1.0, whole genome shotgun sequence, one region contains:
- the LOC131616547 gene encoding protein trichome birefringence-like 25 translates to MAKNRETSEQNLTPFSLQNHNLFCVKFAALFFFLGLAFRLLFWDSFSLSSFVEFHKPQPQTVSTVVSSPPKSSPDSDALQFNIQNQTSFNGSGKCNLFVGDWVSDSSEPMYTNDSCHVIEPHQNCMKNGKPDLGYLYWRWTPKECELPKFNANKFLSVMRNKAMGFVGDSISRNHVQSLLCMLSQVEQAVEVYHDKEYRSKIWKFPSHNFTLSVIWTPFLVKAAIHEDMNGVSSSMVQLYLDTLDKQWTKQFNTFDYVVIGGGKWFLKSAVYHENNTVAGCHYCPGKNLTDVGFDYAYRKVLRLVFDFFTKISSHNATVLFRTTTPDHFENGEWFSGGYCNRTVPFKEGEISMVDVDSIMRGVEVEEFEKAVTSLGSENGVKLKLLDTTFLSLLRPDGHPGPYRQFQPFAKDKNGKVQNDCLHWCLPGPIDSWNDIVMEMLVNG, encoded by the exons ATGGCCAAAAACAGAGAAACCTCTGAACAAAATCTAACCCCATTTTCCCTGCAAAATCACAATCTTTTCTGTGTCAAATTTGCAGCATTGTTTTTCTTTCTGGGTCTTGCTTTTCGTCTTCTCTTCTGGGATTCATTCAGTTTATCATCATTCGTAGAGTTTCACAAACCACAACCTCAAACAGTGTCCACTGTCGTTTCATCTCCTCCTAAGTCATCACCAGACTCTGATGCATTACAATTCAACATTCAGAATCAAACATCTTTCAATG GTTCAGGAAAATGTAATTTGTTTGTGGGAGATTGGGTTTCTGATTCATCTGAACCAATGTATACAAATGATAGTTGTCATGTGATTGAACCTCATCAAAATTGTATGAAGAATGGAAAACCTGATTTGGGGTACCTTTATTGGAGATGGACCCCAAAAGAGTGTGAATTGCCAAAGTTTAACGCAAACAAGTTTCTTAGTGTCATGAGGAATAAAGCAATGGGTTTTGTTGGGGATTCCATCTCACGCAACCATGTTCAGTCCCTACTTTGTATGCTTTCACAG GTGGAACAAGCTGTTGAGGTTTACCATGACAAAGAATATAGATCAAAGATATGGAAATTTCCATCTCATAACTTCACATTATCAGTAATATGGACACCTTTCCTTGTTAAAGCAGCTATTCATGAAGACATGAATGGAGTTTCATCTTCAATGGTGCAACTTTATCTTGATACTCTTGACAAACAATGGACTAAACAATTCAACACTTTTGATTATGTTGTAATTGGTGGTGGAAAATGGTTTCTCAAATCTGCGGTGTATCATGAAAACAACACGGTGGCCGGTTGTCATTACTGCCCCGGAAAGAATTTGACCGATGTAGGGTTCGACTACGCGTACAGAAAAGTGCTTCGACTTGTTTTCGACTTCTTTACCAAGATTTCTAGCCATAATGCGACTGTTTTGTTTAGGACTACCACGCCGGATCATTTTGAAAACGGTGAATGGTTTAGCGGAGGGTATTGTAATAGAACTGTACCTTTTAAAGAGGGTGAAATTAGTATGGTAGATGTAGATTCTATCATGAGAGGCGTTGAAGTTGAAGAGTTTGAGAAGGCTGTTACTTCGTTAGGATCTGAGAATGGTGTGAAGTTGAAACTTTTGGACACGACTTTTCTTTCGTTGTTGAGACCAGATGGACATCCAGGACCTTATAGACAGTTTCAGCCATTTGCGAAAGATAAGAATGGTAAAGTTCAGAATGATTGTTTACATTGGTGTTTACCAGGACCGATTGACTCATGGAATGATATAGTGATGGAAATGCTAGTAAATGGTTGA
- the LOC131616548 gene encoding protein ENHANCED DISEASE RESISTANCE 4-like: protein MEDSAKLRLVRCPKCQNVLHEQPSYSVYQCGGCGTVLRGKVNNGSGNGGLWEGLDEGQGGGVFGKSGNSFRKDVGFLSDGSDVDVKSNGGFSREDRRDSERSNKERERIVNRSVDGSEKGVLERGFDVNEGGKAIRREQQESDFQVGGSSFPRRMSNWPNEERVEMEGFRRNQLADMESVRFSTLNYPDEGTSRFSYNQGEQWSNYEEMDGMSRVRHLEQDRAELLRKLDELSKQLSNSSEMVNNPKEKGRPDDLRTVPPDPRSGSDIRFPDGPSGLNRATPRQFFDPSKHVAVPPYYNHHHGPYGYTTGREMAMHNFHPSMHNPGYIPRYGDPFGSQMTRGPHPLSRQFPQQPMHPYFPGRYADTGPDSYEQYAHNPIPHPPSCSCFHCYNNKRRGSMPAPPATFLNNRFPLASNDSMLYRNEIPGAVTQHAHNNSRTAIPDASSHEKLVNTRLVSDFDSERGGFAASRSQNVMPANSSQRCRPIAGGSPFITCHNCFELLQLPKKVLVKVKSRKQKMRCGACSSEMNISIINKKLVTSHVEMEENTTRIEDTSIEVVNSRVSYSHGHVNTNGVNFSSDDYSGYDFQSLDRGSPAMASDPSLNSRKLQEMQSFHSSSPSISEDENISEVMAAPNEATKSIQPTKASASPPPAGSPLQEYLDHSSNNHAVNRFGKGNQSGRSEQEKVVKLEKNSSRQNSVKDVVLASEMDVIDYSNSGISQDTSQEHDRARSNKGGDSFFANIFKKGSRGSSLTDKSDESEKCVVTVNGQPLSDRVVKKAEKIAGPIQPGNYWYDSRAGFWGVIGGPCLGIIPPFIEEFNYPIPDKCAGGNTDVYVNGRELHQKDLDLLSRRGLPNENDRSYIVEISGRVLDVDTGEELDGLGKLAPTVEKAKHGFGMKVPRSAAA, encoded by the exons ATGGAGGATTCAGCTAAGCTGCGGTTGGTGAGGTGTCCCAAATGTCAAAATGTTCTTCATGAGCAACCTAGTTATTCTGTTTATCAATGTGGTGGTTGTGGAACTGTTCTTAGAG GAAAGGTTAATAATGGTAGTGGAAATGGTGGTTTGTGGGAGGGTTTAGATGAGGGACAAGGTGGAGGAGTTTTCGGTAAATCGGGAAATTCGTTCAGGAAAGATGTAGGTTTTTTGAGTGATGGTTCAGATGTTGATGTTAAGTCTAATGGTGGTTTCTCGAGGGAGGATCGAAGagattctgagagatcgaataagGAACGTGAGAGGATTGTGAATCGTTCGGTTGATGGTAGTGAGAAAGGGGTTTTGGAGAGAGGATTTGATGTCAATGAAGGGGGTAAAGCAATAAGAAGGGAACAACAGGAATCGGATTTTCAAGTTGGAGGGTCTAGTTTTCCGAGAAGAATGTCGAATTGGCCGAATGAGGAGAGAGTTGAGATGGAAGGGTTTCGGAGAAACCAATTGGCTGATATGGAAAGTGTGAGGTTTTCCACTTTGAATTATCCTGACGAGGGAACTTCGAGATTTTCTTATAATCAGGGTGAACAATGGAGTAATTATGAAGAAATGGACGGTATGAGTAGGGTTCGGCACCTCGAGCAAGATCGAGCCGAGCTTCTAAGGAAGCTTGATGAGTTATCGAAGCAGCTGAGTAATTCTTCTGAAATGGTTAATAACCCTAAAGAAAAAGGTCGTCCTGATGACTTAAGGACGGTTCCTCCGGATCCTCGCAGCGGCTCTGATATTCGATTTCCAGATGGTCCTTCAGGGTTGAATCGGGCAACCCCGAGGCAATTCTTTGACCCTAGTAAACATGTGGCGGTTCCTCCTTATTACAATCATCATCATGGTCCATATGGTTATACAACTGGTCGTGAAATGGCCATGCACAACTTCCATCCTTCGATGCATAACCCGGGCTATATTCCCAGATATGGAGATCCTTTCGGATCGCAAATGACACGAGGTCCACATCCGTTATCCCGCCAATTTCCTCAACAACCGATGCATCCCTACTTTCCTGGACGCTATGCTGATACCGGGCCAGATTCATATGAACAATATGCACATAATCCTATTCCCCATCCGCCTTCTTGCTCTTGTTTTCATTGCTACAACAACAAAAGAAGAGGTTCAATGCCAGCACCACCCGCTACGTTCCTTAACAACAGATTCCCTCTTGCATCAAATGATTCTATGTTATACCGTAACGAGATTCCAGGTGCAGTTACGCAACATGCTCATAATAATTCTAGAACTGCTATACCTGATGCAAGTTCTCATGAGAAGCTAGTAAATACAAGATTGGTTAGTGACTTCGATTCGGAGAGGGGAGGATTTGCCGCAAGCCGTTCTCAAAATGTAATGCCAGCTAATAGTAGTCAGCGGTGCCGTCCGATAGCTGGTGGTTCTCCTTTCATCACATGCCATAACTGTTTTGAACTACTGCAACTTCCTAAAAAAGTACTCGTTAAGGTGAAAAGTCGTAAGCAGAAAATGCGTTGCGGAGCTTGTTCTTCAGAAATGAATATTTCTATCATCAACAAGAAGCTAGTTACTTCTCATGTGGAAATGGAGGAAAACACCACAAGGATTGAGGATACCTCTATCGAGGTTGTGAATAGTCGTGTGTCATATTCTCATGGTCATGTGAACACAAACGGTGTTAACTTCTCGTCGGACGATTATTCTGGTTATGATTTTCAGTCACTGGATAGAGGATCGCCTGCCATGGCTTCTGACCCAAGCTTAAACTCTAGAAAGCTGCAGGAGATGCAAAGTTTCCATTCTTCGTCTCCGAGCATCTCAGAAGATGAAAATATTTCAGAAGTTATGGCTGCACCAAATGAAGCCACCAAGTCCATTCAGCCAACTAAAGCCTCTGCGTCTCCTCCTCCCGCCGGCTCACCACTTCAAGAGTATCTTGATCATTCTAGTAACAACCATGCAGTGAATCGGTTCGGTAAAGGCAACCAAAGTGGTCGCTCAGAACAAGAGAAAGTGGTGAAACTAGAAAAGAATTCATCGAGGCAGAATTCTGTGAAAGACGTAGTGCTTGCATCTGAGATGGATGTCATCGATTATTCCAACTCCGGGATCTCACAGGATACTAGCCAAGAACACGACCGTGCTAGATCTAACAAAGGAGGTGATTCGTTTTTCGCAAACATTTTCAAGAAAGGCTCCAGAGGTTCCTCCCTCACTGACAAAAGTGATGAAAGTGAAAAATGTGTTGTTACCGTTAATGGACAACCCTTATCAGATCGTGTGGTGAAGAAGGCGGAAAAGATAGCCGGACCAATCCAGCCAGGAAATTACTG GTATGACTCTCGGGCTGGATTTTGGGGTGTCATCGGCGGACCATGTCTTGGAATAATTCCG CCATTCATTGAAGAGTTCAACtatcctattcctgataaatgtGCCGGTGGAAACACCGATGTTTATGTAAACGGGAGAGAACTTCACCAAAAAGACTTAGATTTGCTCTCTCGTAGAGGACTTCCAAACGAAAACGATAGATCATATATCGTTGAAATTTCCGGGAGAGTATTGGATGTAGACACAGGTGAAGAGCTAGACGGCCTCGGTAAACTTGCACCAAC GGTGGAGAAAGCAAAGCATGGATTTGGCATGAAAGTACCAAGATCAGCAGCTGCATAA